A genomic region of Raphanus sativus cultivar WK10039 chromosome 6, ASM80110v3, whole genome shotgun sequence contains the following coding sequences:
- the LOC130496692 gene encoding defensin-like protein 287, producing MNNLLITVSLLLVTIVFAATFTNPAVEAKKEIIISFKCKQKSDCLSNIACLACVDCRCDKNLCRCHGFKEENGNPTVAPLPV from the exons ATGAACAATTTGCTCATTACTGTTTCATTACTTTTGGTCACTATTGTCTTTGCCGCGACAT TTACAAACCCTGCGGTGGAGgctaaaaaagaaataataatctCATTCAAATGCAAACAGAAATCAGATTGTTTATCAAACATTGCATGTCTGGCTTGTGTTGATTGCCGATGTGATAAAAACTTGTGTAGATGCCATGGTTTCAAAGAAGAAAACGGGAATCCAACAGTTGCACCATTACCAGTTTAA
- the LOC108838326 gene encoding triacylglycerol lipase 1, with product MKWLLVAVLTAFTISSAVTQSHILRGSPVNSLCADLVHPAGYSCTEHTIQTKDGYILALQRVASPAQNLTFQYGPPVLLQHGLFMAGDVWFLDSTKESLGFVLADYGFDVWIGNVRGTRYSYGHVTLSETDKEFWDWSWQDLAMYDLAEMVQYMYSVANSKIFLVGHSQGTIMSFAALTQPRVAEMVEAAALLCPISYLDHVTAPLVERMVFMHLDQMVVALGLHQINFRSDTLAKLVDSLCDGHMDCTDFLSSITGKNCCFNASRIEYYLDYEPHPSSVKNLRHLFQMIRKGSFAKFDYGFLKNILTYGTSKPPEFELGLIPASLPVWMGYGGSDLLADVTDVERTLAELPSRPELLYLENYGHIDFVLSTSAKEDVYLHMIQFFRARKNFSSW from the exons ATGAAGTGGTTACTTGTCGCCGTGTTGACCGCTTTTACGATTTCTTCCGCCGTGACACAATCTCATATCCTCCGTGGATCTCCGGTCAATTCTCTCTGCGCTGACCTCGTTCATCCGGCGGGTTACTCCTGCACCGAACACACT attcAAACGAAAGATGGGTACATACTAGCTCTTCAACGCGTGGCTTCTCCTGCTCAGAATCTAACTTTTCAATATGGTCCACCTGTTCTGCTTCAGCACGGTCTCTTTATG GCTGGAGATGTGTGGTTCTTGGATTCCACTAAAGAATCATTAGGCTTCGTTCTTGCTGATTATGGATTCGATGTTTGGATAGGAAACGTTCGTGGTACGCGTTACAGTTATGGGCATGTAACTTTGTCTGAAACTGACAAG GAATTTTGGGATTGGAGTTGGCAAGATTTGGCTATGTACGACTTGGCAGAAATGGTTCAGTATATGTATTCAGTTGCAAACTCCAAAATCTTCCTTGTTGGACATTCTCAG GGGACTATCATGTCTTTTGCTGCTCTTACTCAGCCACGTGTTGCTGAAATGGTTGAAGCAGCTGCGTTGCTTTGTCCAATATCGTATTTGGATCATGTCACAGCTCCACTTGTAGAAAGAATGGTTTTTATGCATCTCGATCAG ATGGTCGTTGCTCTTGGCCTGCATCAAATAAACTTTCGAAG TGATACATTAGCTAAACTTGTTGACTCATTATGCGACGGGCATATGGATTGCACTGATTTCCTCTCATCCATAACAG GGAAGAATTGTTGTTTCAATGCCTCGAGGATAGAATACTACCTAGATTACGAGCCTCACCCATCATCTGTGAAGAACTTGCGACATCTTTTCCAAA TGATTCGGAAGGGGAGCTTTGCAAAATTTGACTACGGCTTTCTAAAAAACATATTGACTTATGGGACATCAAAACCTCCGGAATTCGAACTTGGCCTCATTCCGGCATCATTACCTGTGTGGATGGGGTACGGTGGAAGTGATCTCTTAGCAGACGTGACGGATGTGGAACGTACTCTCGCCGAGCTACCTTCCAGACCAGAGTTGCTATACCTTGAGAATTATGGTCACATTGATTTTGTACTAAGCACAAGTGCCAAAGAAGATGTGTATCTGCACATGATTCAATTCTTCAGGGCAAGGAAAAATTTTAGTAGTTGGTAA
- the LOC108808268 gene encoding uncharacterized protein LOC108808268, which yields MVSAAASGGQWNIRRCRGHHLRAMMACIYSVPAPAEDAAGDRRLWHHGEGNYRPCFSSKETWEQLRSHHPRLNWTRVVWFQQGVPRFSFITWLAFLDRLATGARSKAWGCIQPCILCGEPDETRDHLFFACPYSFTVWIDLTGFLLGSRVSPDWTLTVTSLLSSRRKEIDTCLLKLAFQATIHSIWRERNNRRHQGDPLSPSQVVRYIDKTIRNRISSLRHRKPAFYGEMMQRWLSRPTPS from the coding sequence ATGGTCTCAGCAGCGGCTTCTGGGGGACAATGGAACATTCGACGATGTCGTGGCCATCACCTACGGGCGATGATGGCCTGCATCTACTCTGTTCCAGCTCCGGCGGAAGACGCGGCGGGGGATCGTCGCCTATGGCATCACGGGGAAGGAAACTACAGGCCTTGCTTCTCTAGCAAGGAAACTTGGGAGCAACTCCGATCTCATCATCCTCGGCTCAACTGGACCCGAGTGGTCTGGTTTCAACAGGGCGTTCCTCGTTTTTCTTTCATCACATGGCTGGCTTTTCTTGACAGACTGGCGACAGGAGCAAGAAGCAAAGCATGGGGATGCATTCAACCATGTATTCTCTGCGGTGAACCGGATGAGACTCGCGACCATCTGTTCTTTGCTTGTCCATACTCCTTTACGGTGTGGATTGATCTAACAGGCTTTCTGCTAGGATCTCGTGTGAGTCCGGACTGGACTCTCACTGTTACTTCGCTCCTCTCTTCGCGCAGGAAGGAGATAGATACTTGCCTCCTCAAGCTTGCGTTCCAAGCTACGATTCATAGCATTTGGCGCGAGAGGAACAACAGGCGCCACCAGGGGGATCCTCTCAGCCCATCTCAGGTGGTTCGCTACATCGATAAGACCATCAGAAATAGGATATCTTCGCTTCGTCACCGGAAACCAGCCTTCTATGGCGAAATGATGCAGAGATGGCTCTCAAGGCCAACTCCATCATAA
- the LOC108808266 gene encoding uncharacterized protein LOC108808266 has product MAIMILQKHGYSKTPRRKYTLGKEPNSIKSISYHTDCTTLHRALEDALDHREYEALKESKLGVFIKFQELGFGWASRLVHFMLGFQLDIKKKYELWCLVGPEPLRFSLIEFEKLTGLNCEYIEDLESPYCPVTLEMSAFWEKLEVNINAGPSTDQIVAALKRCKEWSRDDRKRLAYLAIFAGYIEGKKAKNITGCYTIDGFVQAFQSWLYTALPELGAGYGNPVGGESTVPLLAYSGGKGRRWFQQAIYSQTRVEKFVEKEVIGELFPQWDSDVEDPDAENIIKVMYKRPWKWTMDCWEVIGTSDASPTKKDEERPRRQKKAEERPRRQKKAEERPTPRPRKKARLEATAEATAEATAEATAEASEEASEEASEEGREEAREREEGHEEAREEVPHQGRSDVRTEVIGMTKEELDRNFKDLADALRQGFGTCLAEIKHLSDRIGVVEKKLGITPAPPKQTQEPGSERESVNGAKEKSGKKRKERKEDPKEDLKKRMERKEDLKEDPKKRKEDQKEDPKEDQKEDPKEDASEVAKDDPKEDASEVGNEGASSSKVPSLVVAEEVEEPSVLLLEKENSTLSDKVKERARYESKRDAAHLELQRNAALAVQRGKSERTRKLAPTQSSPYKGNNTAKTIIPNSNKSAFTPFHPLDKAAQKLLIDHCKTCPEVKKPMEKRPVRSLSRWYKTLRTSKDWLDDSHMDAWINMLRKRYHANPEMFRSERICFLDHLFSRHWSKNFDDFKADEPDFRGLGRRLPGGAWNYYSGKTPSFCRSMKVWGKDIDDIYAPVNYKDTHWISIWISIPDRRIVVFDSDHSCIPPANLDVIMEPFCHMVPYLLYECSSIEERETMLLEPYTYERPVLPKSKSGDCGVYALKFIEVHYLGLPFSPKDFAQSKSKNMRETMAVDVFREIPNAHNFDNTDNDDYLETYAPQV; this is encoded by the exons ATGGCAATAATGATCCT ACAAAAACATGGATATTCCAAAACTCCCCGGAGGAAATATACATTAGGGAAAGAGCCCAACTCAATTAAGAGCATTTCGTATCACACGGATTGTACGACGTTGCATCGTGCTTTAGAGGATGCTCTTGATCATCGAGAATATGAAGCACTGAAGGAGTCGAagttgggagttttcatcaagttccaAGAGctgggatttggttgggcttcaaggctggttcacttcATGCTCGGTTTCCAGCTCGACATAAAGAAGAAGTATGAgctgtggtgtctcgttggtccagaaccgcTGAGGTTTTCACTGATAGAGTTTGAAAAgctcactggtctaaactgtgagtacatcgaggaccttgagagtCCGTACTGTCCTGTTACGCTGGAGATGTCTGCTTTCTGGGAGAAGTTGGAAGTTAATATCAATGCTGGGCCATCTACTGACCAGATAGTAGCAGCACTCAAGAGATGCAAAGAGTGGTCTCGGGATGATCGCAAGCGGCTCGCGTACCTTGCCATCTTCGCTGGAtacattgaagggaaaaag GCCAAAAATATCACGGGTTGTTACACGATTGATGGGTTTGTACAAGCTTTCCAGTCCTGGTTGTACACAGCTCTGCCGGAACTTGGTGCTGGTTATGGTAATCCCGTAGGAGGCGAATCGACTGTACCGTTACTGGCTTACTCGGGTGGCAAAGGACGCAGATGGTTTCAACAGGCTATCTACAGTCAG ACTAGAGTGGAAAAATTTGTTGAGAAGGAGGTGATCGGTGAACTGTTTCCACAATGGGACTCTGATGTTGAGGACCCGGACGCGGAGAACATAATTAAAGTCATGTATaagagaccgtggaagtggaccatggattgctgggaagtcatcGGTACTTCTGATGCGAGTCCTACGAAGAAAGATGAAGAACGTCCAAGACGTCAAAAGAAAGCTGAAGAACGTCCAAGACGTCAGAAGAAAGCTGAAGAACGTCCAACTCcaagacctcggaagaaagctcgtttAGAAGCAACTGCAGAGGCAACTGCAGAGGCAACTGCAGAGGCAACTGCAGAGGCTAGTGAAGAGGCTAGTGAAGAGGCTAGTGAAGAGGGTCGTGAAGAAGCTCGTGAACGTGAAGAGGGTCATGAAGAGGCTCGTGAAGAGGTTCCTCATCAGGGTCGTTCCGATGTTCGTACAGAGGTGATTGGGATGACCAAAGAGGAATTGGACAGAAACTTCAAGGATCTAGCTGATGCCTTGAGGCAAGGGTTTGGGACGTGCCTTGCGGAGATCAAGCATCTGTCGGATAGGATTGGTGTTGTGGAAAAGAAGCTTGGTATCACACCTGCTCCGCCTAAACAGACGCAAGAACCAGGG AGTGAAAGAGAAAGTGTTAATGGGGCGAAAGAGAAATCCGGAAAGAAGAGAAAGGAAAGAAAGGAGGATCCAAAGGAGGATCTTAAAAAGAGAATGGAGAGGAAGGAGGATCTAAAGGAGGATCCTAAGAAGAGAAAGGAGGATCAAAAGGAGGATCCTAAGGAGGATCAAAAGGAGGATCCTAAGGAGGATGCTAGTGAGGTTGCTAAGGACGATCCTAAGGAGGATGCCAGTGAGGTTGGTAATGAGGGTGCTAGTTCCTCGAAAGTGCCGAGTCTAGTGGTTGCCGAAGAAGTCGAAGAACCGAGCGTTCTTCTATTGGAGAAAGAAAATTCTACTCTTTCAGATAAAGTAAAGGAGAGAGCTAGATATGAGTCAAAGAGGGATGCTGCTCATTTGGAACTTCAGCGGAATGCTGCTTTGGCAGTTCAGCGTGGAAAGAGTGAGCGAACAAGGAAACTTGCTCCCACACAGTCGTCTCCTTATAAGGGGAACAACACGGCCAAAACGATCATTCCAAACTCAAACAAGTCTGCCTTTACACCTTTTCACCCACTCGACAAGGCGGCACAGAAGTTGCTCATTGATCACTGCAAAACTTGTCC TGAAGTTAAGAAGCCTATGGAGAAACGCCCGGTGAGAAGTCTTTCTCGGTGGTATAAAACACTCCGGACTTCCAAAGACTGGCTGGACGACTCA CATATGGATGCTTGGATTAATATGCTGAGGAAGAGGTACCATGCTAATCCGGAAATGTTCAGGAGCGAGAGAATTTGCTTCCTTGATCATCTCTTTTCTCGGCATTGGAGTAAAAACTTCGACGATTTTAAGGCTGATGAACCCGACTTCAGAGGTCTAGGAAGAAGACTCCCTGGTGGTGCCTGGAATTATTATAGTGGAAAAACACCATCATTTTGCAGATCTATGAAGGTTTGGGGGAAGGATATTGAcgatatctatgcgccagtgAATTACAAGGACACTCATTGGATTTCTATCTGGATATCGATTCCTGATAGGCGCATAGTGGTTTTTGACAGCGATCATTCCTGTATACCCCCAGCAAACCTCGATgtgataatggagcctttttgCCACATGGTCCCCTACTTGCTATATGAGTGCTCCTCCATCGAAGAACGTGAAACAATGCTCCTGGAGCCATACACATATGAAAGACCGGTCTTACCAAAGTCAAAAtctggtgattgtggcgtgtatgCTCTAAAGTTCATTGAAGTTCATTATTTGGGGTTGCCATTTTCTCCAAAAGACTTTGCCCAAAGCAAAAGTAAGAATATGAGGGAGACGATGGCGGTGGATGTATTTAGAGAGATTCCAAACGCGCATAACTTTGACAACACGGACAATGATGATTACCTGGAGACGTAtgcacctcaagtttga
- the LOC108806991 gene encoding uncharacterized protein LOC108806991 isoform X1: protein MLPTTSRSRSSSSSSRANPMFLQYFRRIVKWQQMDIEYTFWQMLNLCTSPKVVYQQTKYHKQTKNQWARDDPAFIVICSLLLIVATLAYCATYDHSGSHAVVVVVSVFLTHFLITGAVIATCCCLVKIALARILLLLYSFRRSHTITVFLTNSYLREEAPNSHVVEQRVEWLYTFDVHCNSFFPMFVLLYVVHYFLSPLLITHGFIPLLLTNLLFMVGASYYHYLNFLGYDVLPFLERTTFFLYPIGIVIVLSPILILSGFNPSKYFMNMYFSQRL, encoded by the exons atgtTACCCACAACTTCCAGATCtcgctcttcttcttcgtcatcCCGAGCTAACCCAATGTTCCTTCAGTATTTTCGTCGCATCGTCAAG TGGCAACAAATGGATATTGAATATACTTTCTGGCAAATGCTTAACCTTTGTACATCTCCCAAAGTTGT CTATCAACAAACTAAGTATCACAAAC AAACCAAAAACCAATGGGCTCGTGATGACCCTGCTTTTATTGTGATCTGTAGCCTGCTTCTCATTGTTGCAACTTTAGCCTACTGTGCCAC GTATGACCATAGTGGTTCTCATGCTGTCGTCGTAGTTGTATCAGTTTTCCTTACTCATTTCTTAATCACGGGAGCAGTTATAGCTACATGCTGTTG CCTTGTGAAGATCGCTCTTGCAAGAATCTTACTCCTTTTGTATAGTTTCCGTCGTAGTCATACCATTACAGT GTTTCTGACGAACTCTTACCTGCGTGAGGAAGCTCCAAACAGTCATGTGGTGGAACAACGCGTTGAATG GCTGTATACATTTGATGTTCACTGCAACTCCTTCTTTCCAATGTTTGTGCTACTCTACG TCGTTCATTATTTTCTATCACCACTCCTGATAACTCACGGATTCATCCCTCTACTGCTAACGAATTTGCTTTTCATGGTCGGGGCTTCGTATTACCATTATCTTAACTTCCTAGGATATGACG TGCTTCCATTTTTGGAACGAACAACGTTCTTCCTCTACCCAATCGGGATCGTGATTGTCCTGTCTCCCATCT tGATCTTAAGTGGATTCAACCCGTCCAAATATTTCATGAACATGTACTTTAGCCAAAGGTTATGA
- the LOC108806991 gene encoding uncharacterized protein LOC108806991 isoform X2, with product MLPTTSRSRSSSSSSRANPMFLQYFRRIVKWQQMDIEYTFWQMLNLCTSPKVVYQQTKYHKQTKNQWARDDPAFIVICSLLLIVATLAYCATYDHSGSHAVVVVVSVFLTHFLITGAVIATCCWFLTNSYLREEAPNSHVVEQRVEWLYTFDVHCNSFFPMFVLLYVVHYFLSPLLITHGFIPLLLTNLLFMVGASYYHYLNFLGYDVLPFLERTTFFLYPIGIVIVLSPILILSGFNPSKYFMNMYFSQRL from the exons atgtTACCCACAACTTCCAGATCtcgctcttcttcttcgtcatcCCGAGCTAACCCAATGTTCCTTCAGTATTTTCGTCGCATCGTCAAG TGGCAACAAATGGATATTGAATATACTTTCTGGCAAATGCTTAACCTTTGTACATCTCCCAAAGTTGT CTATCAACAAACTAAGTATCACAAAC AAACCAAAAACCAATGGGCTCGTGATGACCCTGCTTTTATTGTGATCTGTAGCCTGCTTCTCATTGTTGCAACTTTAGCCTACTGTGCCAC GTATGACCATAGTGGTTCTCATGCTGTCGTCGTAGTTGTATCAGTTTTCCTTACTCATTTCTTAATCACGGGAGCAGTTATAGCTACATGCTGTTG GTTTCTGACGAACTCTTACCTGCGTGAGGAAGCTCCAAACAGTCATGTGGTGGAACAACGCGTTGAATG GCTGTATACATTTGATGTTCACTGCAACTCCTTCTTTCCAATGTTTGTGCTACTCTACG TCGTTCATTATTTTCTATCACCACTCCTGATAACTCACGGATTCATCCCTCTACTGCTAACGAATTTGCTTTTCATGGTCGGGGCTTCGTATTACCATTATCTTAACTTCCTAGGATATGACG TGCTTCCATTTTTGGAACGAACAACGTTCTTCCTCTACCCAATCGGGATCGTGATTGTCCTGTCTCCCATCT tGATCTTAAGTGGATTCAACCCGTCCAAATATTTCATGAACATGTACTTTAGCCAAAGGTTATGA